In one Streptomyces sp. NBC_01288 genomic region, the following are encoded:
- a CDS encoding LCP family protein, with protein sequence MTDTENVDEDRRVGRRSRVLKIAGLTLAGALVLGVATAGWAYWHLNSNIKSVDIDSALGTDRPAKAVTTPSAAASASAVPVPTGSLNILVLGSDSRSGKENKALGGGDSSGARSDTAMVVHIDAGRKKATIVSIPRDTLVTRPSCPLSSGGSTSVAYNAMFNTAYSVGGPVCAVKTVESITGVRMDHYIEIDFAGFAKLVNALGGVTVTTTQDIDDDDSHLHLKKGTHHLNGKQALALARTRHGIGDGSDLGRIGLQQMLVKALLTQISTHDLLTDPTKLYEVTDAVTDSLTTDTGLDSLSELISLGQSLKSLSADAVTTVTMPNVTAPSDPNRVVAKEPAASDLWESLR encoded by the coding sequence GTGACGGACACAGAGAACGTTGACGAGGACAGACGCGTGGGCCGGCGATCGAGAGTGCTGAAGATCGCCGGCCTCACTCTGGCCGGCGCCCTCGTCCTGGGTGTCGCCACGGCCGGCTGGGCCTACTGGCACCTCAACAGCAACATCAAGAGCGTCGACATCGACAGCGCGCTCGGCACCGACCGCCCCGCGAAGGCGGTGACCACACCGTCCGCCGCGGCATCCGCGTCCGCCGTCCCCGTGCCGACCGGCTCCCTGAACATCCTGGTCCTCGGCTCCGACTCGCGCAGCGGCAAGGAGAACAAGGCACTCGGCGGCGGCGACAGCTCCGGCGCCCGCTCCGACACGGCGATGGTCGTGCACATCGACGCGGGCCGTAAGAAGGCCACGATCGTCAGCATCCCGCGCGACACGCTCGTCACCCGGCCGTCGTGCCCGCTGTCGTCGGGCGGTTCCACGTCGGTGGCGTACAACGCGATGTTCAACACCGCGTACTCGGTGGGCGGGCCGGTGTGCGCGGTCAAGACGGTCGAGTCGATCACCGGCGTCCGCATGGACCACTACATAGAGATCGACTTCGCGGGCTTCGCGAAGCTGGTCAACGCGCTCGGCGGCGTCACGGTCACCACGACGCAGGACATCGACGACGACGACAGCCACCTGCACCTCAAGAAGGGCACCCATCACCTCAACGGCAAGCAGGCCCTGGCCCTCGCCCGAACCCGGCACGGCATAGGCGACGGCAGCGACCTCGGCCGAATAGGCCTCCAACAGATGCTGGTGAAGGCCCTGTTGACCCAGATCTCCACCCACGACCTCCTCACCGACCCCACCAAGCTCTACGAGGTCACCGACGCGGTCACCGACAGCCTCACCACCGACACCGGCCTCGACTCCCTCAGCGAACTGATCAGCCTCGGCCAGAGCCTGAAGAGCCTGTCGGCGGACGCGGTGACCACCG
- a CDS encoding endo-1,4-beta-xylanase: protein MRSLRTGLSLAALFTGAVMLFAAPAAHAADTPLRDLAAAKGKVIGTAVTGSKLTGTYGDIAGGQFSSLTPGNAMKWETVEPTRGSFNWSEADQIVAFAQAHNQQVRGHTLVWHSQNPSWLTNGTWTSAQLSSLLQNHISTEVGRYKGEITAWDVVNEPFNEDGTYRSTLWYNGLGANYIAQALTWAHAADPAAKLYINDYNVEGVNAKSTALYNLVKSLKTAGVPIDGVGLQAHLILGQVPSTLQQNIQRFADLGVDVAITELDVRMALPADATKLAQQKADFKSVMAACVAVTRCVNVTVWGFTDSDSWVDSTFPGYGAATPYDANYAPKPAYYGLSEALGGTTTTPPPTGACSATYSVGSQWNTGFTGQVTIACSGASLSSWKATWTYGAGQQITQAWNATCTQSGTAVSCANASYNGTVPDGGSVTFGFNASWSGSNPVPVVTLG from the coding sequence ATGAGATCTCTGAGAACCGGCTTGTCCCTGGCGGCCCTGTTCACCGGCGCCGTCATGCTCTTCGCGGCCCCCGCCGCACACGCCGCCGACACCCCGCTGCGCGACCTCGCCGCCGCGAAGGGCAAAGTCATCGGCACCGCGGTCACCGGCTCCAAGCTCACCGGCACGTACGGCGACATCGCGGGCGGTCAGTTCAGCTCGCTCACCCCCGGCAACGCCATGAAGTGGGAGACGGTCGAGCCGACGCGGGGCAGCTTCAACTGGTCGGAGGCGGACCAGATCGTCGCCTTCGCGCAGGCCCACAACCAGCAGGTGCGCGGCCACACCCTGGTCTGGCACAGTCAGAACCCGAGCTGGCTGACCAACGGCACCTGGACGTCGGCCCAGTTGAGCAGCCTGCTCCAGAACCACATCAGTACCGAAGTCGGCCGCTACAAGGGCGAGATCACCGCCTGGGACGTGGTGAACGAACCCTTCAACGAGGACGGCACCTACCGCTCGACCCTCTGGTACAACGGCCTCGGCGCCAACTACATCGCGCAGGCGCTGACTTGGGCCCACGCGGCGGACCCGGCGGCCAAGCTCTACATCAACGACTACAACGTCGAGGGCGTCAACGCGAAGTCCACCGCCCTCTACAACCTGGTCAAGTCCCTGAAGACGGCGGGCGTTCCGATCGACGGGGTCGGCCTCCAGGCCCACCTCATCCTCGGCCAGGTCCCGAGCACGCTCCAGCAGAACATCCAGCGCTTCGCCGACCTGGGCGTGGACGTGGCGATCACCGAGCTGGACGTACGGATGGCGCTTCCCGCGGACGCCACCAAACTCGCCCAGCAGAAGGCCGACTTCAAGAGCGTCATGGCCGCCTGCGTGGCGGTGACACGCTGCGTGAACGTCACCGTCTGGGGCTTCACCGACTCCGACTCCTGGGTCGACAGCACGTTCCCCGGCTACGGGGCGGCGACACCGTACGACGCCAACTATGCGCCGAAACCGGCGTACTACGGCCTCTCTGAGGCGCTCGGCGGTACGACCACGACCCCGCCGCCGACCGGTGCGTGCTCGGCGACGTACAGCGTGGGCAGTCAGTGGAACACCGGGTTCACCGGGCAGGTGACGATCGCCTGTTCCGGGGCCTCGCTGTCGTCCTGGAAGGCGACCTGGACGTACGGCGCGGGCCAGCAGATCACGCAGGCCTGGAACGCGACCTGTACCCAGTCGGGCACGGCGGTGAGTTGTGCGAACGCGAGCTACAACGGGACTGTCCCGGACGGCGGTTCGGTGACGTTCGGCTTCAACGCGTCGTGGAGCGGGAGCAATCCGGTGCCGGTGGTGACCCTGGGCTGA